In Xiphophorus maculatus strain JP 163 A chromosome 18, X_maculatus-5.0-male, whole genome shotgun sequence, a single genomic region encodes these proteins:
- the pcsk7 gene encoding proprotein convertase subtilisin/kexin type 7, with translation MAAPYFPTFLLLIFLSSVALLLLTLLPSVAPSFPSTASSLSSAWPSCGPGQSWAVRIHHSLHHQNEDESEASVHLDVIADRVAKEAGLQNRGQIGELEGHYLLCSSQPHTGSLGGIWKRSIQPSDVLATHPHVLWYSKERVLSRSKRSLAFNDPNYHKQWHLHNYKNRDMDINVTGVWEHNITGQGVTVVVVDDGVEHTHKDIQLNYSPEGSYDLNSNDPDPMPHPDPHSDNHHGTRCAGEIAAVPNNNFCAVGVAYGSKVAGIRVLDGPLTDSLEAIAFNKHYQINDIYSCSWGPDDDGHTVDGPHPLGKAALQHGVIAGRRGFGSIFVVASGNGGQYEDNCNYDGYANSIYTITIGAVDEEGKKPFYAEDCASMLAVTFSSGGPKSRSIVTSDWSMQKGRGCTEGHTGTSAAAPLAAGMVALMLQVRPCLTWRDVQHIVAFTATQCDMAADWGVNGAGFHHSHQHGFGLLNAWRLVNAAKVWESVPFLVSYQSSVIKEDVSVPVSTFTHQKVLIRTWNVSAADLKPSGMQTLEHVAVTVTITHPCRGNMEIVLECPSGMSSVIGARRPIDRDPSGYQDWTFSTVRCWGERAEGQYTLRISDSNKKSDQCAAVGVLKQWKLTLYGSSMTSSEVKERQKLVEEAMSGKNLDSSFSLPCPPGLDIPPEVVNPFTSNNLKFLLLLGCFALFWSVYYILDVTVGQVNLRSLLCLPRRRSHLKASHISNGRGVEEANKYRDEYIAEYKDQEDQDSGVELQAVLDSEVKVPIIREQLET, from the exons ATGGCAGCGCCCTATTTTCCCACATTCCTTCTCCTCATTTTTTTGTCCTCCGTAGCCCTCTTGCTGCTCACCCTTCTGCCATCTGTCGCCCCATCCTTCCCTTCAACTGCCTCGTCTTTATCCTCGGCTTGGCCGTCATGTGGTCCAGGTCAGTCTTGGGCCGTCCGGATCCACCACAGCCTGCATCACCAGAATGAAGATGAGAGTGAGGCCTCAGTTCACCTGGATGTGATAGCTGACAGG GTAGCAAAAGAGGCGGGACTTCAGAACCGGGGTCAGATTGGAGAACTTGAAGGCCACTATTTGCTTTGCTCATCACAACCTCACACTGGATCTTTGGGAGGCATCTGGAAAAGGAGCATCCAACCGAGCGATGTTCTAGCAACACATCCTCATGTCCTGTGGTACTCCAAGGAGAGAGTGCTCAGTCGCTCAAAGAGGTCATTGGCCTTCAATGACCCCAACTATCATAAACAGTGGCACTTG CACAATTATAAGAACAGAGACATGGATATCAACGTGACGGGAGTGTGGGAGCACAACATTACAGGCCAGGGGGtcactgttgttgttgtagatGATGGTGTGGAACACACCCACAAAGACATTCAGCTCAACTAT AGTCCAGAGGGGAGTTACGACTTAAACTCCAATGACCCCGACCCCATGCCTCACCCAGACCCTCACAGCGACAATCACCATGGGACTCGATGTGCTGGGGAGATCGCAGCCGTTCCCAACAACAACTTCTGCGCTGTGGGTGTGGCCTATGGCAGCAAGGTGGCAG GTATCAGAGTCCTTGATGGGCCCCTTACTGACAGCTTAGAGGCCATTGCCTTCAACAAGCATTACCAAATAAATGACATCTACAGTTGCAG TTGGGGACCAGATGATGACGGGCACACTGTGGATGGACCTCATCCCCTGGGCAAG GCTGCACTGCAGCACGGGGTGATTGCAGGCCGAAGAGGCTTCGGGAGCATCTTTGTAGTTGCCAGCGGTAACGGGGGTCAGTATGAAGACAACTGCAACTATGATGGCTACGCCAACTCCATCTACACCATCACGATAG gAGCAGTTGATGAGGAAGGCAAGAAGCCATTCTACGCAGAGGATTGTGCATCCATGCTGGCTGTCACTTTCAGCAGCGGGGGGCCCAAATCAAGGAGCATC GTGACATCTGATTGGTCGATGCAAAAGGGGAGAGGCTGCACGGAGGGCCACACCGGTACGTCTGCTGCGGCCCCACTGGCAGCAGGGATGGTGGCCCTCATGCTGCAGGTGCGGCCCTGCTTGACCTGGAGGGATGTTCAGCATATCGTCGCCTTCACTGCCACACAG TGCGACATGGCTGCTGACTGGGGAGTGAACGGAGCCGGTTTTCATCACAGCCACCAGCATGGCTTTGGCCTTCTGAACGCATGGAGACTAGTTAATGCTGCCAAG GTGTGGGAGTCGGTGCCTTTTCTCGTGTCCTATCAGAGCTCGGTCATAAAGGAGGACGTTTCCGTTCCCGTTTCCACTTTCACTCATCAGAAAGTCTTAATCCGCACCTGGAATG TCTCTGCAGCCGACCTGAAACCGTCTGGGATGCAAACGCTCGAGCATGTGGCTGTTACCGTGACAATAACCCACCCCTGCCGTGGGAATATGGAGATCGTGCTGGAATGTCCCAGTGGCATGAGCTCTGTCATCGGGGCTCGCAGGCCCATCGACAG AGATCCTTCTGGCTACCAGGACTGGACTTTCTCCACCGTGCGCTGCTGGGGAGAGAGAGCTGAAGGCCAATACACCCTCAGGATTTCTGACAGTA ATAAAAAGTCTGATCAGTGCGCCGCGGTGGGAGTGCTGAAACAGTGGAAGCTCACACTCTACGGTTCATCTATGACTTCCAGCGAAGTGAAGGAGAGGCAAAA GCTGGTGGAGGAAGCCATGAGTGGCAAAAATCTGGACAGCAGCTTCTCCCTGCCCTGTCCTCCAGGCTTAGACATCCCCCCTGAGGTCGTTAACCCCTTCACCTCCAACAACCTGAAG TTCCTGCTTCTGCTCGGATGCTTCGCTCTCTTCTGGTCCGTCTACTACATCTTGGACGTCACGGTCGGTCAGGTGAACCTCAGAAGCCTCCTGTGTCTGCCGAGGAGGCGGAGTCATCTCAAAGCCAGCCACATTAGCAACGGCAGAGGAGTGGAGGAGGCGAACAAGTATCGAGACGAATACATCGCAGAGTACAAggaccaggaggaccaggaCTCGGGGGTGGAACTGCAGGCT